One Dehalococcoidia bacterium genomic region harbors:
- the aroB gene encoding 3-dehydroquinate synthase translates to MSELPRRIFLVGPSGSGKSVVARLVAQRLGWQALDTDSLVEEATGLTVPEIFSRWGEGHFRDLESDALLRACRAAPAVIATGGGAILRPTNRVAMFDSGLVVYLDASPEALLDRLRQGGLGHRPLLQGGDPLARISALKAQREAYYRLADCTVDTDGLSPSEVAEAVVRAWQSLPADTFENRERVWKAASEPAPVWPGAACAVRTTGGSYPVFVEWGCLERLGDILARLGLHGRAFLVSDENVFSHHGEAAVSSLRASGFQPIARAVPPGEATKTLDTAASLYAWLADNRAERGEAVIALGGGMVTDLAGFVAATYARGLPLVHVPTSLLAMVDAAIGGKVAVNLPQAKNMVGAFYQPRAVVCDVAVLRTLPERELRSGWAEAIKHALIADGELLQRFEAQAEALLALDAAPATEVIARSIAIKAQIVGKDEREEAGLRTVLNYGHTLGHALESATEYVSFLHGEAVAVGMMAAAEIGRRAGITPPQLVERQRRLLERFGLPTRAPGVPVAAVRRAMALDKKVQGGSLRWVLLEDVGRPVIRSDIPMAVVEEVLASVLGD, encoded by the coding sequence ATGAGCGAACTCCCCCGACGCATATTCCTGGTGGGGCCTTCGGGTAGCGGCAAAAGCGTCGTCGCCCGACTGGTCGCCCAACGCCTAGGCTGGCAGGCATTGGACACCGACTCCCTGGTGGAGGAGGCCACAGGCCTTACGGTGCCCGAGATCTTTTCCCGCTGGGGAGAAGGGCACTTCCGCGACCTGGAATCGGATGCACTGCTTCGCGCCTGCCGTGCAGCGCCGGCGGTGATCGCCACCGGCGGCGGCGCCATCCTGAGGCCGACCAACCGGGTGGCCATGTTCGACAGCGGGCTGGTGGTCTACCTGGACGCCAGCCCGGAGGCGCTGCTGGACCGTCTGCGGCAGGGAGGACTGGGGCACCGGCCCCTCCTGCAGGGCGGCGATCCCCTGGCACGCATCTCGGCCCTGAAGGCCCAGAGGGAGGCCTACTATCGTCTGGCCGACTGCACCGTCGACACCGACGGCCTGTCGCCGTCGGAAGTGGCCGAGGCCGTGGTCAGGGCCTGGCAGTCGCTTCCCGCTGACACCTTCGAGAACAGGGAGAGGGTGTGGAAGGCCGCTTCCGAGCCGGCACCCGTGTGGCCCGGAGCCGCCTGCGCCGTGCGGACCACGGGCGGCTCCTATCCCGTCTTCGTGGAGTGGGGGTGCCTGGAGAGGCTGGGAGATATACTGGCCAGGCTGGGCCTCCATGGGCGGGCCTTCCTGGTGAGCGACGAGAACGTCTTCTCCCACCACGGCGAGGCAGCTGTGTCCTCCTTGCGGGCCAGCGGCTTCCAGCCCATCGCCCGCGCTGTGCCCCCCGGCGAGGCCACCAAGACCCTGGACACGGCCGCCTCGCTGTATGCCTGGCTGGCCGACAACAGGGCGGAGCGGGGCGAGGCCGTGATCGCCCTGGGAGGCGGCATGGTGACGGACCTGGCCGGCTTCGTGGCCGCCACCTACGCCCGCGGCCTTCCCCTGGTCCATGTGCCTACGAGCCTTCTGGCCATGGTCGATGCCGCCATCGGCGGCAAGGTAGCAGTGAACCTGCCCCAGGCCAAGAACATGGTGGGCGCCTTCTACCAGCCGCGAGCCGTCGTCTGCGACGTGGCCGTCCTGCGCACCCTTCCCGAGCGAGAACTGAGGTCGGGATGGGCCGAGGCCATCAAGCACGCCCTCATCGCCGACGGCGAGCTGCTGCAGCGCTTCGAGGCCCAGGCCGAGGCCCTGCTGGCCCTGGACGCGGCGCCAGCCACCGAGGTCATCGCCCGCAGCATCGCCATCAAGGCACAGATCGTCGGCAAGGACGAGCGAGAGGAGGCAGGCCTGCGCACCGTCCTCAACTACGGCCACACCCTGGGCCACGCCCTGGAGTCGGCCACCGAATACGTCTCCTTCCTGCACGGGGAGGCTGTAGCGGTGGGCATGATGGCCGCCGCCGAGATAGGTCGGCGCGCCGGCATCACCCCGCCGCAGCTAGTGGAGCGACAGCGGCGGCTGCTGGAGCGTTTCGGCCTGCCGACTCGCGCTCCGGGCGTGCCGGTGGCGGCAGTGCGGCGGGCCATGGCCCTGGACAAGAAGGTGCAGGGCGGCTCGCTGCGATGGGTCCTGTTGGAGGATGTGGGACGGCCCGTCATCCGCAGCGACATCCCCATGGCGGTGGTGGAAGAGGTGCTGGCATCGGTCCTGGGAGATTGA
- a CDS encoding acylphosphatase — MASLRAIVRGRVQGVGFRDFVWRRARFLGLSGYVRNLPDGRSVEVVAEGERQALEQLLEYLREGPRAARVDEVEVHWGQPSGGYPDFAIAL, encoded by the coding sequence GTGGCATCGCTGCGGGCGATAGTGCGGGGCAGGGTGCAGGGCGTCGGCTTCCGGGACTTCGTCTGGCGCCGTGCCCGCTTCCTGGGCCTCAGCGGTTACGTCCGCAACCTGCCCGACGGACGCTCGGTGGAGGTGGTGGCCGAAGGCGAGCGGCAGGCGCTGGAGCAACTGCTGGAATACCTGCGCGAGGGTCCCCGCGCCGCCCGCGTAGACGAAGTGGAGGTCCACTGGGGACAGCCCAGCGGCGGCTACCCCGACTTTGCCATCGCCCTCTGA
- a CDS encoding molybdopterin molybdotransferase MoeA, whose translation MISIQEALDRILGYVDVLEPEEAPLLRALGQVLAEDVHSPFDIPPLDNTAMDGYAVRARDTSGASPDRPVELEVIGEVAAGYVFPGEVLPGTAVRIMTGAPIPAGADAVVPFEDTDEPFDAPPEGARRLRRRRRVRIFREAAPGANIRRAGEDIARGQRVLKAGSVLRPSDIAVLAALGRATVRVVRRPVVAIISTGDELVPPGRPKPQDKIYDSNAHGLAALVLRYGGIPRLLGIARDTVRALRAKLDRALDADMVVTSAGVSRGYYDVVKEVLAREGEVDFWTVAMKPGKPLAFGCFYRGERRVPHLGLPGNPVSALLSFELFGRPAIFKMMGKRDWSRPTVRAIAEERIDTRTDDRVFFARCVVTRRDGRYYARLTGPQGSGILTSMVYANAVTAIPPRKRVVEPGEEIEVIMLDWSHGEEWGTEPAFLAREPRFP comes from the coding sequence ATGATCAGCATCCAAGAGGCGCTGGACCGAATCCTCGGCTACGTGGACGTCCTCGAGCCCGAGGAAGCGCCGCTGTTGCGGGCCCTGGGACAGGTGCTGGCCGAGGACGTTCACTCCCCCTTCGATATACCTCCCCTGGACAACACGGCTATGGACGGCTATGCCGTCCGCGCCCGTGACACCAGCGGCGCCTCTCCCGACCGTCCCGTGGAGCTGGAGGTGATCGGCGAGGTTGCAGCTGGCTACGTCTTCCCGGGCGAGGTGTTGCCGGGCACTGCAGTGCGCATCATGACCGGCGCCCCCATCCCGGCCGGCGCCGATGCTGTGGTGCCCTTCGAGGACACCGACGAGCCTTTCGATGCTCCCCCCGAAGGCGCCCGCCGTCTGCGTAGGCGGCGACGAGTGCGCATTTTCCGCGAGGCGGCGCCCGGGGCCAACATCCGCCGAGCCGGAGAAGACATAGCTCGCGGGCAGCGGGTGCTGAAGGCTGGCTCCGTCCTCCGCCCTTCCGATATCGCGGTGCTGGCCGCCCTGGGCCGGGCCACCGTCAGGGTGGTGAGGAGGCCGGTGGTGGCCATCATTTCCACCGGCGACGAGCTGGTGCCGCCTGGACGGCCCAAGCCGCAAGACAAGATCTACGACAGCAATGCCCACGGCCTGGCTGCCCTCGTCCTGCGTTACGGGGGCATCCCGCGGCTCCTGGGCATCGCCAGGGACACGGTGCGGGCCTTGCGGGCCAAGCTGGACAGAGCGCTGGACGCTGACATGGTGGTCACCTCCGCCGGTGTCTCACGCGGTTACTACGATGTGGTGAAGGAGGTGCTGGCCCGCGAGGGGGAGGTGGACTTCTGGACGGTGGCCATGAAGCCCGGCAAGCCCCTGGCCTTCGGCTGCTTCTACCGCGGCGAGCGGAGGGTGCCGCACCTGGGCCTTCCGGGCAACCCCGTCAGCGCTCTCCTCTCCTTCGAGCTGTTCGGCCGGCCGGCCATATTCAAGATGATGGGCAAGCGGGACTGGTCGCGCCCCACGGTCAGGGCCATCGCCGAGGAGCGCATCGACACCCGCACCGACGACCGCGTCTTCTTCGCCCGTTGCGTCGTCACTCGTCGCGACGGGCGCTACTATGCCCGCCTCACGGGGCCGCAGGGCTCCGGCATCCTGACGTCCATGGTCTACGCCAATGCCGTGACCGCCATCCCGCCCCGGAAGCGGGTAGTGGAGCCTGGCGAGGAGATCGAGGTCATCATGCTGGACTGGAGCCACGGCGAGGAGTGGGGTACCGAGCCAGCCTTCCTGGCGCGAGAGCCACGCTTTCCCTGA
- a CDS encoding Lrp/AsnC ligand binding domain-containing protein: MAMRAYVLIEAAVGKAKGVAEGVQRLSSADARVVAVDAVTGPYDVIALLEADDLDKLGRVVTEGIQQVDGVQRTTTCLVVRLS, from the coding sequence ATGGCCATGCGTGCCTACGTCCTCATCGAGGCAGCTGTCGGCAAGGCCAAAGGGGTGGCCGAGGGTGTCCAGAGGCTGTCCTCGGCCGACGCCCGCGTCGTCGCGGTGGACGCCGTCACCGGCCCTTATGACGTCATCGCCCTCCTGGAAGCTGACGACCTGGACAAGCTGGGGCGAGTGGTTACCGAGGGCATCCAGCAGGTGGACGGCGTCCAGCGCACCACCACTTGCCTCGTAGTCCGTCTGAGCTAG